The Vigna radiata chloroplast, complete genome genome contains the following window.
ATTTCTTATTATTTGATTATCATTTCTTTTTAATACTGACTCGCTCTTTCTTTTTTTCAGTGACTAATCCTAGTTATTTGATTTATATACTTTTTTTTGATAGTAAATACATGAGAGAGAATATTCAAAATTGAATATTTCTATTATTTGATTTTTCATCCAATGACTATACATTTTTTTATTTTTATGGAAATACAGGAAAAAACTCTATGGAAAAATGGTGGTTCAATTCTCGGTTACTTAATAGGAAGTTCGAATACAGGTGTGAATTAAGTAAATCAATGGAGAGTCTTGGTCCTATTGAGAATACCAGTCTAAGCGAAGAACCCAAAATTTTAACTGATATAGATAAAAAAATTCAGAGGTGGGATGATCGTAATAATTCTAGTTATAATTCTTTTGATTATTTAGTAGGTGCTGATAACATACAGGATTTCCTATCCGATAAAACTTTTTTAGTTAGGGATAATAAGAGGAACAGTTATTCCATATATTTAGATATTGAAAAGAAAACTTTGGAGATTAACAACAATCATTCTTTTCTAAGTGAACAAGAAAATTTTTTTTCTAGCTATCTGAATACTGTTATTAAGAGTGATTACGATCATTCCATGTATGATACTCCTTTTAGTTGGAACAATTATATTAATAGTTGCATTGATAGTTATTTTCATTCTCAAATCTGTGTTGATAGTTGCATTTTGGTTGATATAGACAAATACAATGACAGTTCTTTTTATAGCTACTTTTTTGGTAAGGGGAGAAATGGTAGTGAAAGTGAGAATTATAGTTTTCATTTAATAACTAGTACGAATGATACAAATGATAGTGAGTCCACTCTAGGAGAAAATTATAAGAATCTCCATGAAAGTGAAAAATTGACGCATTTGTGGATTGAATGCGAAAATTGTTATGAATTAAATTATAAAAAATTTTGGAAATCAAAAATGAATATTTGTGAATACTGTGGATATCATTTGAAAATGGACAGTTCAGATAGAATCGAATTTTCGATTGATTCGGGTACTTGGAATCCTATGGATGAAGACATGGTTTCTCTGGATCCCATTGAATTTCATTCAGAAGAAGAACCTTATAAAGATCGTATTGATTCTTATCAAAGAAAAACAGGATTAACTGAGGCTGTTCAAACAGGGACAGGTCAAGTAAATGGTATTCCTGTAGCAATTGGTATTATGGATTTTAAGTTTATGGGAGGTAGCATGGGATCCGTAGTAGGTGAGAAAATCACCCGTTTGGTAGAATATGCTACTAATCAACTTTTACCTCTTATTCTCGTATGTTCGTCCGGAGGAGCGCGTATGCAAGAAGGAAGTTTGAGCTTGATGCAAATGGCTAAAATTTCTTCTGCTTTATATTATTATCAAACAATTCAAAAATTATTCTATGTATCGATACTTACATCTCCTACTACCGGTGGGGTGACAGCTAGTTTTGGCATGTTGGGGGATATCATTATTGCCGAACCAAACGCTTATATTGCATTTGCTGGTAAAAGAGTAATTGAACAAACATTGAATAAGACAGTGCCCGAAGATTCACAAGTAGCTGAATATTTATTCCATAAGGGTTTAATTGATTCAATCGTACCGCGTAATCTTTTAAAGGGAGTTGTAACTGAGTTATTTCAATTCCATAATTTCTTTTCTTTGACTAAAAATGAAAGAAATTATGGAATTGAAATAAAAAATAAAAACATACAGGATCAAAGTAATAAAATAAAATAAAAATAAAAAAATACTAAGAATAAGAAAAGGGTATATTATGATATATATCGGCTTAGCTATAATCACTAGAATTCCTATA
Protein-coding sequences here:
- the accD gene encoding acetyl-CoA carboxylase carboxyltransferase beta subunit; amino-acid sequence: MEKWWFNSRLLNRKFEYRCELSKSMESLGPIENTSLSEEPKILTDIDKKIQRWDDRNNSSYNSFDYLVGADNIQDFLSDKTFLVRDNKRNSYSIYLDIEKKTLEINNNHSFLSEQENFFSSYLNTVIKSDYDHSMYDTPFSWNNYINSCIDSYFHSQICVDSCILVDIDKYNDSSFYSYFFGKGRNGSESENYSFHLITSTNDTNDSESTLGENYKNLHESEKLTHLWIECENCYELNYKKFWKSKMNICEYCGYHLKMDSSDRIEFSIDSGTWNPMDEDMVSLDPIEFHSEEEPYKDRIDSYQRKTGLTEAVQTGTGQVNGIPVAIGIMDFKFMGGSMGSVVGEKITRLVEYATNQLLPLILVCSSGGARMQEGSLSLMQMAKISSALYYYQTIQKLFYVSILTSPTTGGVTASFGMLGDIIIAEPNAYIAFAGKRVIEQTLNKTVPEDSQVAEYLFHKGLIDSIVPRNLLKGVVTELFQFHNFFSLTKNERNYGIEIKNKNIQDQSNKIK